CACGACCTTCGAGGACACGCTGCGCCGGAGTCTCAACGATGCAGAGCAGAAGTCCTCCGAGGTCGACGCCCACATGGTGATGATCGGCATCCTGCCGACCCTCGCCGAGGGCCACCTGGGGCTCGACAGCATCACGCCGAACCCGCGTTACCGACTGCTCAGCGAGCAGATCATGGACGCCCGCGGCGAGGACATCTCGATCAGCATCACCGGCCCGGAGCGGCTGGCCACCACGGCCGACTCGATCGTCCCCGAGGCCGCCTGCACCAGCATGCAGATCCACGTCCAGACCTCACCCGAGCAGTTCGCGGCCTACTGGAACGCCTCGCAGGCCTTCGCCGGCATCCAGGTGGCGCTCGGCGCCAACGCGCCGTACCTCCTCGGCAAGGAGCTGTGGCGCGAGACCCGGATCCCGCTCTTCGAGCAGGCCACCGACACCCGTAGCGAGGAGCTGAAGGCGCAGGGGGTCCGGCCTCGGGTGTGGTTCGGCGAGCGATGGATCAACTCCGTCTTCGACCTCTTCGAGGAGAACGTCCGCTACTACCCCGCGCTGCTGCCCATCACCGAGGACGAGGACCCGCTCGAGGTGCTCGAGACCGGGGGAGTCCCGCAGCTGCACGAGCTGCGTCTCCACAACGGCACGATCTACCGCTGGAACCGGCCGGTCTACGACATCGCCGACGGGGTGCCCCACCTGCGGGTCGAGAACCGCTGCCTGGGCTCCGGCCCCACGGTGGCCGACATGATGGCCAACGCGGCGTTCTACTTCGGCCTGGTGCGCGCCCTGGCCGAGGACGAGCGGCCGCTGTGGTCCCAGATGTCCTTCTCCGCGGCGGAGGAGAACTTCCACGCGGCGGCCGAGTTCGGCATCGAGACCCAGGTCTACTGGCCCGGGGTGGGGCAGGTGGCCGCGACCGAGCTGGTGCTGCGCAAGCTGCTCCCGATGGCCCGCGCCGGCCTCGCCGCCTGGGGCGTGCCCGAGGCGGAGATCGACCGCTACCTCGGGATCATCGAGGGGCGCTGCCTCAGCGGGGTCAACGGCGCCGAGTGGTTCGCCCGCCGGATGCAGGCACGCAGCGACCTCGACCGCTACGACGCGCTCCGCACGACGCTCGAGGACTACCGCGCCAACATGCACACCAACGAGCCGGTCCACACCTGGGAGTGACCCCGTCGGGCTCAGCGTCGGATCCGCTGCCAGACCCGGCGTACGTCGCTGCGCGGGTCCCACCAGCCGTGGCGGGTGACGACGACGAAGGTGAGGTCCCGACCCGCCTCCGCGTACGCCGCCAGCGCCGCCGACAACCAGGCCGCGTCGGTGTCGTGGAGCTCCAGCTCACCGGGCCGGGTCAGCCACAGCAGGTGCTCTCCGTCGTGGCGCGCCAGCATCGCCGCCACCAGGTCGCACCGCAGGGCGTGGTCGGTGGTCGCGGGATGGGCGGCCACGGACAGGGAGGCGGCTCCCGGGACACCGAGGTGGAGCAGCGGTGCGAACCTGCGGCGCCGCTCGGTCGTCGCGTGGGCACGCACCGCTGCGCGCGCCCTGCGCAGCGTCACGGCGTCGGCCGAGTCCAGGAGCTGGGGCACGACGCCAGCCTGCCCGAGACACTGCCGGGGCGTGTCGGGCGTCCACAGGTGCCGCTGCGCCGTGGTTTTCGGTAGCGTGCCGGAGGTGGGCAGAGTCGCCCATGCGTCGTCAGGAGGAGGAGTCGATGGGGACCGTGGTGGTGGGCTTCGTTCCGAAGCCGGAGGGCGAGGCGGCGCTCGACCGGGCGATCGAGGAGGCGAAGCTGCGCGGTGCCCGCGTCGTGGTGGTCAACTCCCATCGCGGTGGCGGTGAGCTCGACGACGTCGAGTCGGCCCGGGTCGACAAGGACATGGAGTCCGTCAAGGCCAAGCTCGACGCTGCCGGTGTGGAGCACGAGCTCCGCAAGCTGGTGCGCGGTTTCGAGCCGGCCGAGGACCTGATCAGCATCGCCGACGCCGCGGGCGCCGAGCTGATCGTGATCGGGCTGCGCCGCCGCTCGCCGGTCGGCAAGCTGATCCTCGGCAGCAACGCCCAGCGCATCCTGCTGGACGCCAAGTGCCCGGTGCTGGCGGTCAAGGCCGACTCCTGACCTGATCTCTGGCCAACGTCCTGCATGAATCCCCGGCCAGCCGGGGATTCATGCACGTCCCAGCCGTTGCAACGCGTGGGAGGCGTCGGGATCGCGTCGTCCCACGGCGCGACGGAGTCACCGGCAGGCCGATCGGCGCGGTGAGCAGCCCGGGCCTCGATAGCGTGGAGCCGTGCTGCACCTGCTGATCGTCGTGCTGCCACTGGGGCTCGCGGCGGCGGTGAGCCCGGTCATGGTGACCGAGCAGGCGGTGCTGCTCGCCGGTCCACGGGGCCGCCGTACGGCTGCCCTGTACGCGGCCGGCACCGGGACGGTGCTCGCGGGCCTCGTCGGGGCCGTCCTGCTGCTGGGGCGGAGCCTGTCCCTGCCTCGGGCCCCGCAGCTGGACGCCTCGCTCGACCTGCTCATCGGGGGACTCCTCCTGGCACTCGCCGCGGTGCTGGGCGTGTGGCATCCCGGGCGTCGCCGGACGAAGGAGCGCTCACACCGACCGTTGACCCCGGCCGGTGCCTTCGCGTTCGGGGCCTTCTCGATGGCCACCAACGTCACCACGCTGGCCCTGGTCGTCCCGGCGGCGAAGGAGATCGCAGCCAGCCCCCTCGCGGTCTGGGAGCACGTCACGGCAGCGTTGCTGCTCGTCGGCGTCGTCTGCCTGCCGGCCTGGGGCCCGGTGGCCCTCACGTCGGTGGCGCCCGGACCGGCGAGCAGGCTGCTCGCCCGGATGCAGCGCCTGATCGACCGGCACGGGCGCCTCCTCGTCACCTTGCTGATCGTGGCCGCCGGCGGGTTCTTCGTCGTGCGGGGCATCCTCCGCCTCGCCGGGCTGTGACGCGCGGGCGCCGGTCCTGCGGCCACCAGTGGTTGACTCACCGCGTGGACGACGTCCAGCTGCGCCCGGCGACCGGATCGGACGCCGGTGCGATCGCCGGCGTCCACCGGCTGTCACGGGCCTCCTACTACGGGACCGTCCCGAACCCCGACGACGGGCGTGAAGCGTTCTGGGCCCGGTTCCTGTGCGAGTCGGAGCGCTCGACGTACGTCGCGGAGTCCGCCGACGGCGTGGTCGGGTTCGTCACTACGACCCGGGTCAGCGACCCGGTCCCGACCCTGGAGCTGACGTCGCTGTACGTGCACCCGGATCGCGTCGGCCGGGGCATCGGCTCGCGCCTGTACGACGCGTTCGCGGACGACCGTCGTCCCGGTGAGAGGGGCGTCCTGGAGGTGTGGGCCGGCAACCCCCGCGCGATCGCGTTCTACGAGCGGCGTGGCTGGACGGCGACGACACGGACACGTCCGGGACCAGAGCAGCTGCACTACGTGACCCACGAGCTGCGTCCTTGAGAGGATGGCTCCCATGGCCATCCACATCACCGGCGACGACGCCGCCGACCAGGTCCTCACCGAGAGCCCCTTCGCGCTGCTGGTGGGCATGATGCTCGACCAGCAGTACCCGATGGAGCACGCGTTCCGCGGCCCGGCCAAGGTGCTGGACCGGTTCGGGTCCTTCGAGCCGGCGGCGATCGCCGCCGCCGAACCGGAGGCTTTCGCGTCACTGTGCGCGACCCCGCCGGCCATCCACCGCTTCCCGGGCTCCATGGCCGCCCGGATGCAGGAGGTCGCCCGGATCGTCGAGGACACCTACGGCGGCGACGCCGCCCGGATCTGGACCGAGGCGGCCGACGCGAAGGACCTGATGAAGCGGGTCCAGGCGCTGCCGGGGTTCGGGAAGCAGAAGGCGCAGATCTTCGTGACGCTGCTGGCCAAGCAGCTCGGCGTCCGGCCCGAGGGCTGGGAGCAGCAGGTCGGCGCGTACTCCGAGGAGGGCTACCGGTCGGTCGCCGACGTGGTCGACCCGGCCTCGTTGCAGAAGGTCCGCGACCACAAGAAACAGATGAAGGCGGCGGCCAAGGCCGCTCGCTGACCCGCCGGCTTCGAGACGTGACGGGGTGCGTGGCAGAATGAGCACGCGGCTCTTGACTACACCGGGCTTTGCCGCGCCCGTTGGCCCCTGACGAGAGGTGTTCGTGTCCTCGAACGCGCGCAAGTCCATCCCCGCCGAGGTGCTGGCCCACCCCGCCGTGCTGGCTCTCATCGAGCGAGGTCGACCTACCGGAAGCATCACGCCCGAGGACGTCCGGCAGGCCAGTGAGGAGGCGGCCGTCGAGCCGCGCCACCTCAAGGCGCTGCTGGCGCACCTCAGCGGCGAGGGCATCTCCGTGAGCATCCCCGTCGGCGGCCGTGCCGTCGCGGCGACCTCGACGCGCAAGACCACGAGTGCCAGCGCGGCCAAGAAGGCCGCCGCCAAGCCTGCGGCCAAGAAGGCTGCCACCAAGTCCGCCGAGCCCGTCGCCAAGAAGGCTGCGGCCAAGAAGGCTCCTGCCAAGAAGGCCGCCGGCAAGGCGACCGGCGCGGCGGCCGTCGAGACCGTGGTGGTCGGCCCCGACGGCAAGAAGGTGCTGCCCGACCTGCCGGACGAGCAGTTCGAGAAGGACGTCGTCGCGGACCCCACCATCAAGGAGGACGAGAAGGAGGCGTCGTTCGTCGTCTCCGACGCCGACGACTCCGGGGAGCCCGAGCAGCAGGTCACCGTCGCCGGTGCCACCGCCGACCCCGTCAAGGACTACCTCAAGCAGATCGGCAAGGTGCCGCTCCTCAACGCCGAGATGGAGGTCGAGCTCGCCAAGCGGATCGAGGCCGGCCTCTTCAGCGACGAGAAGCTCGCCAAGGGCGGCAAGATCACGCCCAAGGTCCTCGAGGAGCTCGAGTGGATCGCCGAGGACGGTCGCCGCGCCAAGAACCACCTGCTCGAGGCCAACCTCCGGCTCGTGGTCTCGCTGGCCAAGCGCTACACCGGCCGCGGCATGCTCTTCCTCGACCTGATCCAGGAGGGCAACCTCGGTCTGATCCGTGCGGTCGAGAAGTTCGACTACACCAAGGGCTACAAGTTCTCCACGTACGCCACCTGGTGGATCCGGCAGGCGATCACCCGCGCGATGGCCGACCAGGCCCGCACCATCCGGACCCCGGTCCACATGGTCGAGGTCATCAACAAGCTGGCCCGCGTGCAGCGGCAGATGCTGCAGGACCTCGGTCGTGAGCCCACGCCGGAGGAGCTGGCGCTGGAGCTCGACATGACCCCCGAGAAGGTCATCGAGGTCCAGAAGTACGGCCGTGAGCCGATCTCGCTCCACACCCCGCTGGGCGAGGACGGCGACTCCGAGTTCGGCGACCTGATCGAGGACTCCGAGGCGATCGTCCCTGCCGACGCGGTCTCGTTCACGCTGCTCCAGGAGCAGCTGCACGCCGTCCTCGACACGCTCTCCGAGCGCGAGGCAGGTGTGGTGTCGATGCGCTTCGGCCTCACCGACGGCCAGCCCAAGACCCTCGACGAGATCGGCAAGGTCTACGGCGTGACCCGCGAGCGGATCCGCCAGATCGAGTCGAAGACGATGTCGAAGCTGCGTCACCCGAGCCGCTCCCAGGTGCTGCGCGACTACCTCGACTGAGGGCAGGGGTTAGCCCGCGTCACCCCCGGGCTCGTCGCCGAAGACGACCGCTGTGCCCCGTCGGATGTGCTCGGCCATCTCGGCGAGCCAGGCGTCGTCGTCGATCTGGACGTCGCGGCGCGCCAGCTCGCGCTCGAGCGACTCCGCGATGTCGGTGACGCCGTGCTCGCGGTGACGGGTCAGGACGGCGTCCACGGCCGCCTGCACGGCGGCGGTGGGGTCGGAGGGCTGGGGCTGCTCGACGTCGGCCATGGTCCGGACCCTACTGGTGACGAGGCCGGGTCACACGCCCTCGAGGAGCGCGGCCGGCACCCACTCGACCACGACCGCCCAGCCGTCCGCGTCGGTCGCGACGGGGTGGACCACGCGCCCCCACCAGCCGTCCCCCCGCTGCTCCCACGCCAGGAGCAGCCCTGCGACGCGGCCGTGCGTCCCGTCCACCCAGCAGTGCTTGACCAGAGGGGTCGCGGGAGCGGGGGCGGACGGCGTCCCGGACCGGGCGACGCGGTCGGCCACCGAGCCGAGCGGCTCGCGTCGTCGCATCCCTCCCGCCATCCCCGGAGACTATCGAACACGTGTTCGCATTGGTGTGGCGGCGTAGCGTTCGCCGCATGCGGGGAGCAGCCGGGTACGCCCTGACGGCGGCGGTCGTGCTGCTGGCCGGCTGCGGGGGACCGGCCGCCGAAGCTCCCGCGGACCGGCCCCCGAGCCCGAGCTCGTCGCCGTCGACGCCGGCGACGCCGACCCCTGCCGACCCGACCTCCAGCCCGACGACCACCGAGGAGCCGCGGCCGGCACCGGTGGGCGCCGACGACTTCCGGGTGGGACGTGCCGAGGCCGTCGTACGCCACCTGGCGGGGACCATCGGGCCCCGGCACGGCACCAGCCCGGCGTTCGCCCGGGCCGTCCGGTGGGTCGACGCGGAGCTGGCGGGGCTCGGCTACCGCGTCGAGCAGCAGCGCTTCCGGGCCCCCGGGGGCGTCTCCTGGGGGGTGCCGGTGCCGGCGGGCACGTCGGTGAACGTCGTCGCCACCCCGCGCGGCTTCGACCCGGCACGCCCCCACCTGGTGGTGGGTGCCCACCTCGACACGGTCCCGCAGGCGCCGGGTGCCGAGGACAACGCCTCGGGGGTCGGCGTGCTCCTGGCCGCAGCCCACGCGGCGGCGCAGCGCCGCACCCGGCTGCCGGTCGTGTGGGTCGCCTTCGGGGCCGAGGAGCCGCGGGGACCGACCGACGACGACCACCACTACGGCTCGCGCGCGTACGTCGCCGCCATGACCGGGCGCGAGCGCACTGCCATGCAGGGCATGGTCTCGCTGGACCGGGTCGGGGTCGGCGCCACCGTGCCGGTCGGGTCCGCGGGGGCGAGCGACCCGGTCCAGCAGTCCCTGCTGGAGGCGGCGCGGCGGGCCCGCGTCGCCGCCCTCCCCGAGGCCGAGAGCCGCAGCAGCGACCACTGGTCCTTCGTCCGCGACGGGCTCCCCGCCGCCCGCCTCGGCAGCACCTCGTACGCCGCCTACCACTCGCCCGACGACGTCCCGGCCGTCGTCGACCGTGCCCAGCTCCAGCGGACCGGCCGGATCGTGCTCGCGTGGCTCTCCCCGTCAGGGTGAGCGCTGGCGCCCCCGCGGTACAGCGAGGAGAGGTCTGTTGGTTGCCGGTCACAACTGGATAACTCTCCGGCGACGGGGGTTCAGATCGGGTGCCGACTCTGAGCAGGATCGCCCGATGTTGAAGAGACTAGCGATCACCACGTTGTCCTCGCTCGTCGTCCTCGGGATGCTCATGGCGGTCCCGTCGTCGGCGGACGTCCCGGTCGGCCAGCAGGTGCGGGCCGAGCAATCCAAACCAGCCTCGGGCATGTTCAAGATCGCCTACAAGAACTATGCCCGGGACAACTGCGTCCACTACTGGACCGGGCCGTCGGGAGCCACGCACAAGCGTGAGAAGTGCAACCACGGCTACCGGAAGGTCGAGGGCACGCTGAAGGTCAAGCTCACGACGTACAAGGTGGTCGAGAACCTCAGGCACGACGTCTACATGATCTACGCCGACGTGCGGAACCCGAACGCCTCGGGTTCGTCGAACCTGGGGTGGTACGACATCAACCTGGTCACCGAGAAGCACCGGCTGGTCGACTCCGGTGAGAGCACGGCCTTCAGCAGGGACACCGACTGCGCTCCGGTCTCGGTGGGTCTGAGCGCGGGAGTGCCGGGGCTGAGCGCTTCGGCCTCCGGGGACGTCAACTTCTGCGGCGGGAACTTCGCCGAGCTCAAGCGCGACAAGATCGGCAAGGCCCGGACGAAGTACACGGCCAAGGGCATGCGTCAGGTGCGCCGCACGTCGATCACCCGGTGGGTGCGCGTGGAGAGCGGCAAGCGGCCGCACTTCAAGGTGAACATCAAGACGTCGCAGGACTCCTGCACGGCGAGCGACGACGGATGGTGCACCCGCTACGACGACGTCATCAAGACGCGTCGCTTCAAGATCGGGACCACCTGATCCGTGACGTGCGTTCCGGTCACCCTGGCCAGGCGGTCCCTGGCTTTCCCCGTCAGGGTGAGCGGAACCGCCCGCGGCTGTGCTCGCGCACGTCGGCGAGGATCGCCTCGGCCGCCTCGCCCCTGACCGGGCGCGGGGCGAAGTCCGCCCCCATCCGGTAGGGCCCGAGCGCCACGTCGACCAACCGGTCGCCGCGGAAGGTGGCCGTCAGCGTGACGCCCTCCATTGCCTGCTCGGAGAAGTCCATGTCGAAGACGAAGTTGCCCAGCGAGTGGGCGATCACGGCGTCGCCGACCGGCTCGAGGCCCTGGACCCAGTGGGGGTGGCCGCCGACGACGAGGTCGGCCCCGGCGCCGACCAGCGCGCGCCCGACCTGCGACTGCACCGGCTCGGCGACGTGGGTGTACTGGTTGCCCCAGTGGGGGAGCACCACCACGACGTCGACCCGGTCGGCCAGCCGACGTACGACGTCACGGACGTGGTCGAGGTCCGCCTGCTGGAGGGGGCCGGTCCGCGGTGGCATCCGCACGGACAGTGCGCCGGGGGAGCCCGGTGTCGCCCTCGGCGTCTCGCCGATCGCGTTGAACCCCACGAACCCGAAGCGGACCCCCTCGTGCGTCAGCACCGCAGGCCGGCTGGCCGCCGCCAGGTCGCGGCCCGCGCCGAAACCGACCACCCTCCCGGCCGCGAACCGGTCGACGACGTCGAGCAGCATCGCCTCGCCGAAGTCGCCGGTGTGGTTGTTGGCCAGGGACATCGCGTCGAAGCCCAGGTCCGCGAGCCCGCGCAGGGTGCCGGGAGGGGAGGCGAAGGAGTCCGTCACCGGGTCCTGCTGGGGCGGGCCGTCGTCGGCCAGCGTGCTCTCCAGGTTGCCGACGGCGAGGTCGGCGCTGCGGATCCGGTCGGCCATGAAGCGCAGGGGGTGCACCGGGTCGCCGGGCACCGCCACCCCTCTCCCGAGCATGATGTCGCCGACGAGCAGCACCCGGGTCAGTGGCGGTCGTGGCTCCGGCTCCGGAGGGGTGGGCGGGACGCTCGGGGAGGGGGCCTCCGTGGTCGGTGCGGGACTGCTGCTGACCCCGGGGTCGGCCTCGGGCGTGGCGGCCGGGCTGCACGCGGCGAGCAGCAGCCCGGCTGCCGCCAGCGCACCCGCCGCCCGGTGCACGTGGGTCAGCGCTTCTCGCGCTTCACCCGCCGACGCAGCTGCAGGATGCGCAACGAGCCGGCCACGGTGGCCAGGAACAGGCCGGCGACGGTGGCTGCCAGGAGCGCGACTGCCAGAGGCGTCTCGCCCTCCCAGCCGAGGAACCGGATGCTGACCGGGTCGGTGTTCTGGGCGATGAAGATGATGAGCAGCACCAGGATGAGGCCGCTGAGGACGACGGCCACCCACAGGCCGCTGGTGCGTGACCCGCGGAGCGGGTCCTGGGTCCGTCCGGACTCCTGGCTGGTGGCGGTGCCGCCGGTGGCGGAGGTGGCGGTGCCGTCGTCGGGCGTCCCGGGATCGGCCGGCGTCTGCTGGCTGTCGCTCATGCCGGGAACAGTACCTGTCAGCCCGCCGCGACCAGCGCCACGGCCACGCCGCAGAGCACGAGGCCGGCGGCCTGCGCACGATGGATGTGCTCGCGCAGGACGGTGGCAGCGAGCACGACCGTGACGGCGGGGTAGAGGGAGGCGAGGACGGCGGTGACGGTGAGGAAGCCCTGCTGGCTGGCGACGAGGAACGCCCCGGTCGCCAGCGCGCCCAGCACGCCGGTCAGCACCCCCGCGGCCGCGGCGGGCTCGCGGGGCAGCCAGGGGGCGCGCAGCAGGGACGCGACGACGACCACCACGACGGCGGCCACCAGCTGGTTGAGGGCCAGCGGGAGGAAGCCGGCGGAGTCGGGGACCTGGGCGAGGGTCGCGAAGAGGGCGCCGAAGCCGAGCCCGGCGAGCACCCCGTCGACCGCGCCGGAACCGCCCGACGCGGCACCGGTGACGTCGCCGGTGGCGGGCTCGCGGGCCACCAGCCAGATGCCGGGCAATGCCGCGAGGATGCCCACCCAGACCAGGGTCGGGGGTCGTTCGCCGGTCACCAGGCCCACCGCGACGGGCACCAGGACGGCCCCGACGCCCGACAGCGGCGCCACGACGCCCATCCGTCCCGAGGAGAGCCCTCGGTAGAGGAAGGCCGTGCCCAGGCCGTTGCCGACGCCGGCGACGACCGCCCAGCCCAGGGCGGTGCCCGTCGGCGTACCGTCGGTGAGCGCGGCGAGGCCGAGCACCACCGCCGCGCCCGCGAGCTGGCCGACGAGCGCGACACTCCACGGGCTGGCCCGCTTGGAGAACACGCCGCCGACGAAGTCCGAGAGGCCGTACGCCAGCGCGGACAGCAGCGCGAGGCCGACCGCGATCACGTGGCGGTCACGCCCACCACCCAGGCCGCCGCCGCCAGCACCCCCGACGTCAGCTCGATCAGGATGCTGAGGCCGACCGCGCGCAGCGCGGCGGTCGTCGAGGTCCGGGCGGCGTCGCCGACCCGGGCGCGCTCGGCGAGGTAGACGCCGAGCACGAAGCCGAGGAACAACCCGACCACGGGGATCACGAAGAACCCGATCACCCCGAGGCCGGCGCCGGTCCAGATGGTGACGGTCGGGACGCCGCTGTCCTGCAGCCGCCGTCCGGGGAGGACGTACTTCAGCACGGCGCCGATCAGGATCACGGCCAGCGCGACCCCGAGCACCACCCACGCTGTCCGGCCGCCGGTGTCGATCGCCCACACCAGGATCGCCGCCCCGACGAGCAGCACCCCGGGGAGCAGCGGGACCACGATGCCGACGAGTCCCAGCAGGATCGCGACGGCCACGACCACCTCGAGCGGTGTCACCGGCTCACCCTCCCACGCGCATGTACGACAGCGGCCCCGGACCTTCGAGGTCCGGGGCCGCTGTGCGAGTCGTGGTCGGGGGTCAGCGCTCGTCCTCGGGCGTGACGGCGGGGGTGTCGACGAGCTTGTGCGTCTCGTCCTGGACGGCGGCGGCGACCTCACGGAGCGCCTCGCCGTGCTCGCGGGCGTGGTGGGCGCAGAAGTGCAGCTCACCGCCCGACTGCAGCTCGACACGGAGGTAGGCCTGCGCTCCGCAGCGGTCGCAGCGGTCTGCAGCGCTCAGCGTCGGTGCACCAGGGGCAACGGCAGTGGTCACATCGGCCTCATTTCTCTTCTCGGCGGTGCCCGTCTCTACGTGAGTCCAAACTAGCGACGGGAGCCAAAGATTCCCGTCCCCACGTGTTGCCGGACACGTTCATCCAATCATGGAGATGTCTGCCCTCCGGCTGGACGTCCCGGGCCTCGGACGAGACCCCGCCGCTGCGGAGGATTCGACGCTGTGGAGCTGTGGTGGTGCTGAGTGTGACGCGGGTGGCAGCCGTTCCGTTGCAGAACCGGAGGACCGGTGGCCCTTCGTTTCCACTTCGTGACGTACGCCGGGTGGTGCGGTGTTGCTCGACTGCGTCCAACGGTAGTCCTGCCACCCCGGGGCCACCGGCAGGCGAGCCTGCGTCGGCGTCCGGCGTGTCGCAGGTAGATTCGGAGCAGCACGGGCCGCGGATTTCCGCCGGGGTCCGGGGACCACCGCCAGGACGCAACGGAGCAGCACCATCGCCGACAACACCTACAACGCCGCACACCTCCTCGTCCTCGAGGGGCTGGACGCGGTCCGCAAGCGCCCGGGCATGTACATCGGCTCGACCGACACCCGCGGCCTCATGCACTGCCTGTGGGAGATCATCGACAACGGCGTCGACGAGGCGCTGGCCGGCGAGGCCCACCGGGTCGAGGTGACGCTGCACGCGGACGACTCCGTCGAGGTCCACGACGACGGTCGTGGCATCCCAACCGACAAGGAGCCCAAGACCGGGCTCCCGGGCGTCGAGGTGGTGGCGACCAAGCTCCACGCGGGCGGGAAGTTCGGCGGCGGCTCCTACGTCGCCACCGGCGGTCTGCACGGCGTCGGCCTCTCGGTCGTCAACGCGCTGTCGGCGCGGATGGACATCGACGTCGACCGGTCGCCGTCGCAGCAGGGCCTCAGCTTCCAGCGCGGCGTCCCCGGCACCTTCGACGGCGACGGGCCCGGCACCCCGTTCACGGCGAGGTCGGGGCTCACGCGCAAGGGCAAGCGGGTCGCCAAGGGCAGCAGCGGCACCCGGATCCGTTTCTGGCCGGACCGCCAGATCTTCACCAAGGACGCGCGCTTCGAGTTCGAGGGGCTGCTCGGCCGGGCCCGGCAGACGTCGTTCATCGTCCCCGGCCTCGAGCTGGTCATCCGCGACCTGCGCGACACCGGCCCCGAGGGCAGTGGCCCGGTGGAGGAGAAGTTCCGCCACGACGGCGGGATCGGCGAGTTCGTGGAGTTCCTCGCCCACGACGAGCCCGTGACCGACGTGCTCCGCCTGCAGGGGCAGGACACCTTCACCGAGACCGTGCCGCTGCTCGACGACCAGGGCCACATGACGCCCCAGGAGGTCGAGCGGGAGCTGACCGTCGACGTCGCGGTCCGGTGGGGGACCGGCTACGACACCGAGGTGCGGTCCTTCGTCAACGTGATCGCGACCCCCAAGGGCGGCACCCACGTGAGCGGCTACGAGGCCGCCCTCACCAAGACCTTCAACGACGCCATGCGTGCGACCAAGGCGCTCAAGGTCAACGACGACGACGTCATCAAGGACGACGTCCTCGAGGGCATGACCGCGGTGGTGACCGTCCGGCTGGCCGAGCCGCAGTTCGAGGGCCAGACCAAGGAGATCCTCGGCACGCCGGCCGCGCGCTCGGTGGTCCGCAAGGTGGTCTCGGCGGAGCTGAAGAAGTTCCTGACGTCGACCAAGCGGGCCGAGAAGGCGCAGGCCAAGCTCCTGATGGAGAAGGTCGTCGGCGCCTCGAAGACCCGGATCGCGGCCCGTCAGCACAAGGAGACCCAGCGTCGCAAGAACGCCCTGGAGTCCTCGGCGCTGCCCTCGAAGCTGGCCGACTGCCGCGCCGCCGACAACGAGCGGACCGAGCTCTTCATCGTCGAGGGCGACTCGGCGCTCGGCACCGCCAAGCTGGCCCGCAACTCCGAGTTCCAGGCGTTGCTGCCGATCCGCGGCAAGATCCTCAACGTCCAGAAGGCCTCGGTCGGCGAC
This genomic interval from Nocardioides euryhalodurans contains the following:
- a CDS encoding lipopolysaccharide assembly protein LapA domain-containing protein, producing MSDSQQTPADPGTPDDGTATSATGGTATSQESGRTQDPLRGSRTSGLWVAVVLSGLILVLLIIFIAQNTDPVSIRFLGWEGETPLAVALLAATVAGLFLATVAGSLRILQLRRRVKREKR
- a CDS encoding DMT family transporter — its product is MIAVGLALLSALAYGLSDFVGGVFSKRASPWSVALVGQLAGAAVVLGLAALTDGTPTGTALGWAVVAGVGNGLGTAFLYRGLSSGRMGVVAPLSGVGAVLVPVAVGLVTGERPPTLVWVGILAALPGIWLVAREPATGDVTGAASGGSGAVDGVLAGLGFGALFATLAQVPDSAGFLPLALNQLVAAVVVVVVASLLRAPWLPREPAAAAGVLTGVLGALATGAFLVASQQGFLTVTAVLASLYPAVTVVLAATVLREHIHRAQAAGLVLCGVAVALVAAG
- a CDS encoding DUF456 domain-containing protein is translated as MTPLEVVVAVAILLGLVGIVVPLLPGVLLVGAAILVWAIDTGGRTAWVVLGVALAVILIGAVLKYVLPGRRLQDSGVPTVTIWTGAGLGVIGFFVIPVVGLFLGFVLGVYLAERARVGDAARTSTTAALRAVGLSILIELTSGVLAAAAWVVGVTAT
- a CDS encoding DUF7455 domain-containing protein, whose amino-acid sequence is MTTAVAPGAPTLSAADRCDRCGAQAYLRVELQSGGELHFCAHHAREHGEALREVAAAVQDETHKLVDTPAVTPEDER
- a CDS encoding DNA gyrase/topoisomerase IV subunit B encodes the protein MADNTYNAAHLLVLEGLDAVRKRPGMYIGSTDTRGLMHCLWEIIDNGVDEALAGEAHRVEVTLHADDSVEVHDDGRGIPTDKEPKTGLPGVEVVATKLHAGGKFGGGSYVATGGLHGVGLSVVNALSARMDIDVDRSPSQQGLSFQRGVPGTFDGDGPGTPFTARSGLTRKGKRVAKGSSGTRIRFWPDRQIFTKDARFEFEGLLGRARQTSFIVPGLELVIRDLRDTGPEGSGPVEEKFRHDGGIGEFVEFLAHDEPVTDVLRLQGQDTFTETVPLLDDQGHMTPQEVERELTVDVAVRWGTGYDTEVRSFVNVIATPKGGTHVSGYEAALTKTFNDAMRATKALKVNDDDVIKDDVLEGMTAVVTVRLAEPQFEGQTKEILGTPAARSVVRKVVSAELKKFLTSTKRAEKAQAKLLMEKVVGASKTRIAARQHKETQRRKNALESSALPSKLADCRAADNERTELFIVEGDSALGTAKLARNSEFQALLPIRGKILNVQKASVGDMLKNAECSSIIQVVGAGSGRTFDLDARRYGRIIFMADADSDGAHIRTLLATLFFTYMRELIIDGRVFTAVPPLHRIELSNPKKGMDKYVYTYSDDELQRKLAELAKKGVRWKDPVQRYKGLGEMDADQLAETTMDPRHRTLRRITVDDADEAARVFDLLMGSDVAPRKEFIVQGAYEVDVEALDA